ccacctacagCTGACAATCACATAGGTAGCAAGTAAAAGTTCTCCTTCGGTAGTTAAGGGGGTCCAGGCTTCTGACCCTCGGGAGCACCAGGGTCAGGGCTTTAGACCCGGAGGGAGTGCTGAGGCTCGGAGCTTCAGCCCTGCGGCTCTGTTACCGGTTTCAGCCCCGGAAGGCAgagtgctggggcttggggctttagcTACGAGGGGAGTGCTGGTTTCAGCCCCAGTGCTCGCACCATAGTtaaagccccaagccccggcGCGCCCCTCCCCTGCTGAAACTGGTAGCGGAGCTGTACAAGCACtggcgcccccgccccccgggcagAAGCCGGGAATggagctgtggggctgaagccccaagccccagcactccccccagATCTAAAGTCCTGAGCCCTGGTAATCCCGAGGATCAGAAGCCCTGAtacccccagagccctgactccccccTACCTGTGGCTGCAGTCCCAATCCCTCCATCCCCTCGGTGTCTGAAGTCCGTAAGGTCTTGTTCGGAGTTGCGGACATTTCAGAGAtacggacaacctccattcctgaggtgtctgtaactctgaggttctactgtattattggggtgtttataatttttaaaataagcttACGCTAACCACTTTTAACCAtgtatgtattaactttttaacttttaacgcacttttaacttttaggtgaCCCTAGAACGCCGGTgcccctaggcatgtgcctactgttcctaattggaaatctggccctgattgcATGCTTGACTAAAAAAAAGTATAGCAGTAGGCATAGGCTATCAACCACCTGACAAGGATGGTGACAGCGATTCTGAAATGATAAAGTTGGTTAGAGAGGCTCCAGAAGCAGAAAGCGCCATTATAATGACGGGGTAAATGTCACATTGGGGCATGACGCTGAGATAAAATTTCGTGACCACATgagtgactgcttcttggagcagctagttctggaacccacaaggggcaGATGAGCACAATTTGTTGGGAGAAGAGTTAACACGGCTTTTTGTAAAggaaagtcatgcctcaccaacttATTCGGATTCTTTGAGGTTGTCAACAAGCACTTaaacaaaggtgatccagtggatatagtggatatagtgtactaagactttcaggaagcctttgacgaggtccatcaccaaaggctcttatgcaaactaaatagtcatgagataagagagaaggtcttcTCGTGGATCAGTAACTTGTTCAGAGACTTGTTCTAAAAATGTGACTTTTGACCAACTGGTTTCCTTCCATTTTACAATGTTGACTTTTATAGTGCTTATTATGTACATGTGGCACGCTGTGATTGATTTAAAACAACTGTTACACAAAACTGGTTCCAGTGAGTTAGGCGTCTGTTGTAGCAAAGCAAAACAATAAGGAGCAATGGGAGAAAATAAACCATAAAGAAAGCGTGTGTGTAAGAAACCGAGAATAAACTTTCTCAAACAGTAAGGCTTTGCACTGGTCCAGGAGATGGCCGTGAAGAGGTCCGAGTAGGCTCCACTCAGGAAGGGAGTTCGATACATGAGTCTGTGAAGTGAGAAGACCATGGGACCACCCCAGTATGCATATCTGTCTGGGAAACAACAAGGAGGATCCAACTGACTGCAGCTGCCTAGGACTTAATACTAGTATATGTTTGGAAAGTGCCATAGACATAAACAGTTTAgtccttttccttcaacaggttTTGCAGATGGAAGTGTTGTGCTTACAAAAGGTGACATCACACGAGACCGACACAGTAAGACCCAGATCTTGCATGAAGGCAATTACCCGGTCACTGGCCTTGCCTTCCGCCAGTCTGGGAAAATCACCCACCTTTTTGTTGTCACCACGGAGAACATCCAGGTAAGATATTGGCTTGACAAAGCAGTAATGGAGGTCAGACTCTGGCCCACTGCTTGTAACAGCTCCTGGTTATTTATCACCAATCTGCGGTTCGATATAATCTCtgaaaaatcatatttcattcacAGTCCTATATGCTGTCAGTGAAGGATTATCCTCGCCTGGAGCTGGACACACATGGTTGCGGTTTACGCTGCTCCACGCTCAGCGACCCCTCTCAGGACCTCCAGTTCATTGTGGCAGGAAACGAATGTGTGTATCTGTACCAGCCAGATGAGCGTGGCCCCTGCTTTGCCTTTGAGGGACAGAAGTTGATCGTTCACTGGTATCGGGGATACCTCATCATTGTTTCCAAGGACCGGAAGAGCTCTCCAAAGTAAGACTCCGGGAAGCAGATGAGTCCATTTTACATGTATTCACTGTGCAGTTTTTGTTCTTTGCAGCTCTCCTGGCGCTTTGTTGTGCAAGGCTATTGTGACACGGAGCCCCATTGCTCTCAGCTGGCAGAGGGCTCACTGGTCTGTGACAGCAACTCCTAACAGGCCTACCGCTTTCATAGTATTCATTCAGAAAGAGTACCAGATGAGGTTTTTAAATGGTTATGATTATTGTCGTAAATGTTGGTATGGCcgctatgtaaggagttatgtgtaTATCCACTGGAAATATGTTCTGATAGTTTGTATCAAGGTGTTAATCCCCAGCAGAGGTGAAGAACTGATTTCCTGCCAGAACAAAGATATTTATCCGTCTGTCTGTTGACATGTAAATTGAGTATTGTCTCGTTCACACTCCCCAGTCTGAGCTAAATGCAGAGGAAGAATTGAGATTtaacaggaagagaagaacagcaGGGGGGTAAGAACCTTATCCGGGGATGCACTTCAGGAGTTTACTAGACTATATCTGGGGACAAGGAAACCACCCTGTATTCCTTTGCCGAGGAAGTAATCGGGTGGTGCgattacattcatgaaaatagGATCTCAACCAGGTTTGGTTGAAAACACTGCAAAAAGGCTTTGGGTAAGATAATCTTATTTGGACAGAAGGTCAGATAGTTCAGCTTAGTCTCTAGGAATGGTGTTACGACTTTGTTTGATAGGTAACCCTtccttctgtttccattatccttgctCACTATCTCATAAATCTTGATCTTTGATGATaaacttatgattgttttcactgTAAGTATAACTCAGTGCTGTAGTATTGTACGAGATGCTGCTCCAGAATTGAATCATTCAAGATGGTGTGTACACTGTTGTCTTAGGGACAAAAAACCTCTTATTACTGTGAGTGTTCCATCTTTAAGGAGCTGAACACTACAGGGGAATGCTCCAAAGTGGTTTGGGGACTGGAGTGCACCTGtcgttaacctgcaaggcaaagtaaaggGGATATAGCCCAGAGGAGACGGTTTGGGAGCTAACAGGCTGgaagtgtcagggagctgacacccagttaagcagcagcaagtctctctctagctggagGCAGAGTGGGTAAtaaggtgactctcagtcctgggcaCCCCGAGAATCATCCCAGGTGTTGACTGACATTACTGTGGCATGTGATTGGTATTAGAGCCCTGGCAAAGGCTGCTATGAATTCAGCTGAATCTACAGAATCCAGTCATTGCTCCCGGCATGCACCACCATCCAGATCCAGTGGGATCTGTCACCACCCTTTTATAACTCAGATATGATTTCTCCCATCTAGTATATGGACTAACAACATACAACATACTCACATGGTTGTTCAAAGGTTTGTATCCCGGCTCTAAGTGTGTTAAGAAGACGCTTTTCAGAATGTGACTCAGAAATCCAGGGGCATGTGTGTtaatctctttctctttcttctggTATCCAGATCAGAGTTTGCTGGGAGCGACCCACAGAACTCTGACAAGCAAATCTTGAATGTCTATGATCTGTGTAACAAGTTCATCGCGTACAGCTCGGTCTTCGATGATGTGGTGGATGTCTTAGCAGAGTGGGGGTCTCTCTACGTGCTGACTAGAGATGGGAAGATCCATGCGCTTCAGGAGAAGGATACTCAGACCAAACTTGAGGCAAGCCACCTTCTTAATCTGTGTTTTATGGCTTCAGATTTGTAAAAGCTCCACAGATTAGAGGTTGAGAAGCCAGCACTTTGGACAAGTGAGTTATATGTTGGCAGTATCGTCGTTGCCTTGTtgctcccaggatattggagagacaaggtgagtgagggacCAATAGAAGATGTGGCTTCCCTGACCTTGTCTGTAAGTGAGTTATATAGCAGATGAGCTAACAGCTTCTCTGAACAACCCAGGCATTGCAGACAACTTAGTATCTTATGCAAACCTGTATAGGGCTTTGGACAGCATTTGAGTGGAAGGAACAACTAGCCTTGCAGGCACTTATGACATTTACCTGATGAGGAGCGTAGCAGGTGAAATATGGCACTGTCTAGAGCAGAGGGGTCAAAAACCTTCTTCCTTATGTTGGATTTATTCTCAGATGTGGCAGAATCTAAgattttatgtaaaaaaaaaaaaaaaaaaagtttctagtccttgtggCTGTGAAGTAAACTTCTCAAATATGAACCAAAAAGAATGCATTCAGTTTATAATCTTCTtgaatctgcagacagtctgagaCACAATAGCTTTGAGAGGTGTGAACTCTCCCATTAATCTCATTCGAGTATTAATTTTTAAGCCTTGTTATGACACTTGAATGTAAGCATTAATTATGTAATTGATGACCAGTTAGTGAGTGGTATGGGGAAGGAGGTGAGAATGAAACCCAAGGAGGTGGGAATTGCTGCTAAAAAAAGAAAtgcagagggaagagaggaggaaatACCTGAAGACCAGGTTGAGGGACGGAAACAGAGAAAGGAGGATAAGgcgggaagggaaacaaagggcgGAAATAATGGTGTAGCTGAAGGGGAGCAGATTTCCCTGTTGCGTGAAGCTGAATGTGACAATAAGGGACTGAACAAATAATTACTGACAGTTGTGTTGTTATGTAAAAGCCAGATTCTACTACTGATCTCTGTGGTAACCtgccattgatctcagtggaagGTCTGTGCATCGAGGGGAGCGTGTTGTCCTGAACATGTTATTTGACCTGTGGActgtaattaaaaattaaatttggcCCTTGCCACAGAATGATTTGACATCTCCTTCCAGAGATTTAACCTTTCCGCTTTGTGAGGCTTGCGGGGCTGAGGAGAGGCCCATATGTGGTGTAGGGACAGAGATGGTTATTGTGGTTAAAcgtaagagtggccatactggttcATCAGGTgcattatcctgtcttctgacattggccagtggtagatgcttcagagggaatgaacagaatagggcaattactgagtgattcatcctctgtcaaacagtcccagcttctggcagtcagaggtttagggacacccagtgttgcgttcctgaccatcttggctaatagccattgatggacctatcgtccatgaacttatctaattcctaTTTAAAACCATTTGTTGTTTTGGCCTTGGCTACATCCCCTGACAACGAGTTCCACTGGTAAACTATGCATTTTTTGAAGAAGTacttatgtttcttttaaatctgctacctgttaatttcatcgggtgacgcctggttcttgtgttatgtgaagtggtaaataacacttccttatttactctctctacaccattcatgattttatagacctcatcCTATCTCCACTTCGTCACTTACTTTCTAAATTGTatgacagtcccagtctttttaatctctattCATATTAAAGCTGTTGCATTCCCCTAAtcgttgttgcccttctctgtactttttcaagttctaatatgtctttttttgagatgtggcaaccagaactgcatgcagttttcaagatgtcggcgtaccatggatttatagtaacattatgatattttctcctatctatccctttccaaatGGTTCCTAACAGGCTGTTAGCTATTTTGACGACCGCTGCatatggatgttttcagaaaactttcCACGAAGATCCCAAGATctatcttgagtggtaacagctaatttagacccatcattttgtatatgtaGTTGagatatgttttccaatgtgcattattttgcatttatcagcattgaatttcattttgttgcccggtaacccagttttgagagatccctttgtaaatgTTCaatgtcagctttggacttaactatcttgagtaactttATATCATCAGCAAACTTTGACACCTCACTGTTCATGGCCTTATGAATATGTGGAACCGCAtaggtcccaatacagatccttggtgTAACCCATTATTTACCTTTTTCTGCTGTGAAAACgaaccatttattcctaacctttgtttcctgGTCTTtcatcagttactgatccatgagaggaccttccctcttatcccatgactgcttacatTGCTTAAAAGCTTTGGTGAGGaacattgtcaaaggctttctcaaagtccaagtacactgtatccactcaATCACCCTTGTCCAAATATTTGTCGACCCctacaaagaattctaatagattggtcagatgtgatttctctttacaaaagcatGTTAACTCttccaacaaattgtgttcatctgtgtgtcagATAATCATTTTGTTTACTATAGTTTCACCCA
The DNA window shown above is from Emys orbicularis isolate rEmyOrb1 chromosome 15, rEmyOrb1.hap1, whole genome shotgun sequence and carries:
- the LOC135889310 gene encoding vacuolar protein sorting-associated protein 11 homolog — its product is MDLKGTRFWPPLKPYLVTFCLCCLQVKVWNLEKRDGGNPLCTRIFPAIPGNKPTVVTCLTVHENLNFMAIGFADGSVVLTKGDITRDRHSKTQILHEGNYPVTGLAFRQSGKITHLFVVTTENIQSYMLSVKDYPRLELDTHGCGLRCSTLSDPSQDLQFIVAGNECVYLYQPDERGPCFAFEGQKLIVHWYRGYLIIVSKDRKSSPKSEFAGSDPQNSDKQILNVYDLCNKFIAYSSVFDDVVDVLAEWGSLYVLTRDGKIHALQEKDTQTKLEASHLLNLCFMASDL